The DNA region TGCCATTCGCGCCTCGCCTCGGTTCTCGGAGAAGCCTTTTGCCGCCGCGGGCCCCCGCGGGAAAAACTGGCGGAGGCGAATGGGAGTCGAACCCACCCAGGGCTCTTTCGAACCCCACGCTGGTTTTGAAGACCAGGAGCGCCACCGGGCGCCTGTCACCTCCGCCTCAGGCCTTCATGACTTCCTGGTAAAACATCATAACCGGCGCGCCGCCGAATGCAATCGCCATCCAAACAGCCTCGTCGATCTCCGCCTGCGTGAAGCCAAAATGAGTCTTACGGGCCGACGGCTCTTGGTGGAGAAAACCTCTCCACGTTCGTGCTGCCGCACCCGCTCTCGGAGGTTTGACGAATAGCCCGTGTAGAGATGGCCGTCGCCGCAGAGCAGGACGCAGACGTAGTGCCCGTGCCCGTCCTCGAACCGCGGGCTCGCCCGGAAGTAGAAACTCGCTTCGCCCGTCTCACTGCGAGGCTCATCCGGTGGGCGAAAAAGCGATGTCACAGATGCGGAACTGGATGGGCGCAAGCATTTACGGAACTTCGGGGCGGTGGTCAACGCTCCTCGCTCCCACACCGGCCGGAGCGACCATTGACAGGGCGGGACTTGCGCCCGCTGGAACAACGCACCTTTTCACGGCGCACCCGGCCCAGCACAGCGGAAAGGATGTCTGTACGTCACGCATCTTAGGGTTCTTGTTTTCTTTGGCTTGGCGGCGGCACTCTTTTGACAGGTGTTCTCATCTCAAGCCTCTCGACAGGAGTTCTCCTCTCAAGCCGCTCGGCCCGCTTACCAGGCGCACGGGCGTTGCCACCGTCGAAGGCACCGGACGTGGAAGAACGAATGTCTCCTGTGCACCCAATTGGCTG from Planctomycetota bacterium includes:
- a CDS encoding glycogen/starch synthase, with translation MLGWEFPPYRSGGLGTACHGLTKGLSQLGAQETFVLPRPVPSTVATPVRLVSGPSGLRGELLSRGLR